A part of Scophthalmus maximus strain ysfricsl-2021 chromosome 20, ASM2237912v1, whole genome shotgun sequence genomic DNA contains:
- the dnajc21 gene encoding dnaJ homolog subfamily C member 21 isoform X1, with translation MKCHYEILGVKRDAGEDDLKKAYRKLALKWHPDKNLDSAEEAAEHFKLIQAAYDVLSDPQERAWYDNHREALLKGGVSGDYEDDSIDLLQYFTVTCYSGFGDDEKGFYTVYRNLFESIVKEEMEHAKVEDEEDEEEFPPFGDSNSDYETVVHLFYGYWQSFCTRKNFAWKEEYDTRQASNRWEKRAMEKENKKTRDKARKERNELVRQLVAFVRKRDRRVQAHRKLVEEQNAEKVKKAEELRRQQKLSQAKLAEEYKEQSWAAMSELEKELQQIEAQYGEEFGDVSESEEEENDMDTQEKNGEEGGDQPDGDELTIDYYDDLYCPACDKSFKSDKAMKNHEKSKKHREMVALLRQQLEEEEVCLGLNLDKKAGGEEGNDQEEVEEEEEEKPRQRLSKKQKRKKKQKEVVHQSAPEEDEEEKNEKPPTQPTTSEEDAPDKSADPTEPEMQDDPPPTEVKSSGKTKGKKGGGKDKPKNVKSNTGGEEFPEKEVILHCVICDEEFPTRNKLFDHLKTSGHSTALSASASHSSTSKSKKDKKKNR, from the exons ATAAAAACTTGGACAGTGCCGAGGAGGCGGCAGAGCACTTCAAGCTGATTCAGGCAGCTTATGATGTCCTGAGTGATCCACAGGAAAGAGCTTG GTACGACAATCATAGGGAGGCTCTGCTGAAAGGAGGAGTGAGTGGGGATTATGAAGATGACAGTATTGACCTGCTGCAGTACTTCACGGTCACCTGTTATTCTGGCTTTGGAGATGACGAGAAG ggtttttacacagtatacAGGAATCTCTTTGAGTCCATtgtgaaggaggagatggagcacGCCAAGGTggaagatgaggaagacgaggaggagttTCCTCCTTTTGGAGACTCTAACAGTGACTATGAGACT GTAGTGCACCTGTTTTATGGCTACTGGCAGAGCTTCTGCACTCGCAAAAACTTTGCCTGGAAGGAGGAGTACGACACGAGGCAGGCCTCCAACCGCTGGGAGAAGAGGGCCATGGAGAAGGAGAACAAGAAGACCAGGGACAAGGCTCGAAAGGAGCGCAACGAGCTGGTGCGGCAACTTGTGGCCTTCGTTCGCAAGCGCGACCGGCGTGTGCAGGCCCACAGgaagctggtggaggagcagaaCGCTGAGAAGGTCAAGAAGGCGGAGGAGCTGAGGCGGCAGCAGAAGCTCAGCCAGGCCAA ACTGGCAGAGGAGTACAAGGAGCAGAGCTGGGCGGCCATGTCTGAActggagaaggagctgcagcagatcgAGGCTCAGTATGGAGAGGAGTTTGGTGATGTCTcagaaagtgaagaagaggaaaatgataTGGACACACAGGAGAAGAACGGCGAAGAGGGAGGAG ATCAGCCTGATGGAGACGAACTGACGATTGATTATTATGATGACCTGTACTGCCCGGCCTGTGACAAATCATTCAAATCAGATAAAGC tATGAAAAATCATGAAAAGTCTAAAAAACACAGGGAGATGGTTGCATTGCTACGAcaacagctggaggaagaggaggtttGCCTGGGTTTGAATCTTGACAAGAAggcgggaggagaagagggaaatgatcaggaagaggtggaggaggaggaggaggaaaagccaAGGCAAAG GctgtccaaaaaacaaaagaggaaaaagaaacagaaggaagTCGTACAC CAGAGTGCtccagaggaagatgaagaggagaagaatgaaaaacCACCAACACAACCAACCACCAGTGAGGAAGACGCCCCAGACAAGTCTGCAGACCCTACAGAGCCTGAGATGCAGGATGACCCCCCTCCCacagaggtcaagag CTCTGGGAAGACGAagggaaagaagggaggaggaaaagacaaaCCAAAGAACGTCAAGTCAAatacaggaggagaagagtttCCTGAG AAGGAAGTAATCCTCCATTGCGTGATCTGTGACGAAGAGTTCCCCACAAGAAACAAGTTGTTTGACCATCTGAAGACCAGCGGCCATTCCACCGCTCTGTCCGCAAGCGCTTCTCACAGCTCCACGAGCAAGAGCaaaaaggacaagaagaagaacagataA
- the dnajc21 gene encoding dnaJ homolog subfamily C member 21 isoform X2: MKCHYEILGVKRDAGEDDLKKAYRKLALKWHPDKNLDSAEEAAEHFKLIQAAYDVLSDPQERAWYDNHREALLKGGVSGDYEDDSIDLLQYFTVTCYSGFGDDEKGFYTVYRNLFESIVKEEMEHAKVEDEEDEEEFPPFGDSNSDYETVVHLFYGYWQSFCTRKNFAWKEEYDTRQASNRWEKRAMEKENKKTRDKARKERNELVRQLVAFVRKRDRRVQAHRKLVEEQNAEKVKKAEELRRQQKLSQAKLAEEYKEQSWAAMSELEKELQQIEAQYGEEFGDVSESEEEENDMDTQEKNGEEGGDQPDGDELTIDYYDDLYCPACDKSFKSDKAMKNHEKSKKHREMVALLRQQLEEEEVCLGLNLDKKAGGEEGNDQEEVEEEEEEKPRQRLSKKQKRKKKQKEVVHSAPEEDEEEKNEKPPTQPTTSEEDAPDKSADPTEPEMQDDPPPTEVKSSGKTKGKKGGGKDKPKNVKSNTGGEEFPEKEVILHCVICDEEFPTRNKLFDHLKTSGHSTALSASASHSSTSKSKKDKKKNR, from the exons ATAAAAACTTGGACAGTGCCGAGGAGGCGGCAGAGCACTTCAAGCTGATTCAGGCAGCTTATGATGTCCTGAGTGATCCACAGGAAAGAGCTTG GTACGACAATCATAGGGAGGCTCTGCTGAAAGGAGGAGTGAGTGGGGATTATGAAGATGACAGTATTGACCTGCTGCAGTACTTCACGGTCACCTGTTATTCTGGCTTTGGAGATGACGAGAAG ggtttttacacagtatacAGGAATCTCTTTGAGTCCATtgtgaaggaggagatggagcacGCCAAGGTggaagatgaggaagacgaggaggagttTCCTCCTTTTGGAGACTCTAACAGTGACTATGAGACT GTAGTGCACCTGTTTTATGGCTACTGGCAGAGCTTCTGCACTCGCAAAAACTTTGCCTGGAAGGAGGAGTACGACACGAGGCAGGCCTCCAACCGCTGGGAGAAGAGGGCCATGGAGAAGGAGAACAAGAAGACCAGGGACAAGGCTCGAAAGGAGCGCAACGAGCTGGTGCGGCAACTTGTGGCCTTCGTTCGCAAGCGCGACCGGCGTGTGCAGGCCCACAGgaagctggtggaggagcagaaCGCTGAGAAGGTCAAGAAGGCGGAGGAGCTGAGGCGGCAGCAGAAGCTCAGCCAGGCCAA ACTGGCAGAGGAGTACAAGGAGCAGAGCTGGGCGGCCATGTCTGAActggagaaggagctgcagcagatcgAGGCTCAGTATGGAGAGGAGTTTGGTGATGTCTcagaaagtgaagaagaggaaaatgataTGGACACACAGGAGAAGAACGGCGAAGAGGGAGGAG ATCAGCCTGATGGAGACGAACTGACGATTGATTATTATGATGACCTGTACTGCCCGGCCTGTGACAAATCATTCAAATCAGATAAAGC tATGAAAAATCATGAAAAGTCTAAAAAACACAGGGAGATGGTTGCATTGCTACGAcaacagctggaggaagaggaggtttGCCTGGGTTTGAATCTTGACAAGAAggcgggaggagaagagggaaatgatcaggaagaggtggaggaggaggaggaggaaaagccaAGGCAAAG GctgtccaaaaaacaaaagaggaaaaagaaacagaaggaagTCGTACAC AGTGCtccagaggaagatgaagaggagaagaatgaaaaacCACCAACACAACCAACCACCAGTGAGGAAGACGCCCCAGACAAGTCTGCAGACCCTACAGAGCCTGAGATGCAGGATGACCCCCCTCCCacagaggtcaagag CTCTGGGAAGACGAagggaaagaagggaggaggaaaagacaaaCCAAAGAACGTCAAGTCAAatacaggaggagaagagtttCCTGAG AAGGAAGTAATCCTCCATTGCGTGATCTGTGACGAAGAGTTCCCCACAAGAAACAAGTTGTTTGACCATCTGAAGACCAGCGGCCATTCCACCGCTCTGTCCGCAAGCGCTTCTCACAGCTCCACGAGCAAGAGCaaaaaggacaagaagaagaacagataA
- the dnajc21 gene encoding dnaJ homolog subfamily C member 21 isoform X3 has protein sequence MKCHYEILGVKRDAGEDDLKKAYRKLALKWHPDKNLDSAEEAAEHFKLIQAAYDVLSDPQERAWYDNHREALLKGGVSGDYEDDSIDLLQYFTVTCYSGFGDDEKGFYTVYRNLFESIVKEEMEHAKVEDEEDEEEFPPFGDSNSDYETVVHLFYGYWQSFCTRKNFAWKEEYDTRQASNRWEKRAMEKENKKTRDKARKERNELVRQLVAFVRKRDRRVQAHRKLVEEQNAEKVKKAEELRRQQKLSQAKLAEEYKEQSWAAMSELEKELQQIEAQYGEEFGDVSESEEEENDMDTQEKNGEEGGDQPDGDELTIDYYDDLYCPACDKSFKSDKAMKNHEKSKKHREMVALLRQQLEEEEVCLGLNLDKKAGGEEGNDQEEVEEEEEEKPRQRYVANAGCHNRKKKSFYIKNIFLSTYTGCPKNKRGKRNRRKSYTVLQRKMKRRRMKNHQHNQPPVRKTPQTSLQTLQSLRCRMTPLPQRSRALGRRRERREEEKTNQRTSSQIQEEKSFLRFVQENPFFSQHFKLQVTLSIHTRTF, from the exons ATAAAAACTTGGACAGTGCCGAGGAGGCGGCAGAGCACTTCAAGCTGATTCAGGCAGCTTATGATGTCCTGAGTGATCCACAGGAAAGAGCTTG GTACGACAATCATAGGGAGGCTCTGCTGAAAGGAGGAGTGAGTGGGGATTATGAAGATGACAGTATTGACCTGCTGCAGTACTTCACGGTCACCTGTTATTCTGGCTTTGGAGATGACGAGAAG ggtttttacacagtatacAGGAATCTCTTTGAGTCCATtgtgaaggaggagatggagcacGCCAAGGTggaagatgaggaagacgaggaggagttTCCTCCTTTTGGAGACTCTAACAGTGACTATGAGACT GTAGTGCACCTGTTTTATGGCTACTGGCAGAGCTTCTGCACTCGCAAAAACTTTGCCTGGAAGGAGGAGTACGACACGAGGCAGGCCTCCAACCGCTGGGAGAAGAGGGCCATGGAGAAGGAGAACAAGAAGACCAGGGACAAGGCTCGAAAGGAGCGCAACGAGCTGGTGCGGCAACTTGTGGCCTTCGTTCGCAAGCGCGACCGGCGTGTGCAGGCCCACAGgaagctggtggaggagcagaaCGCTGAGAAGGTCAAGAAGGCGGAGGAGCTGAGGCGGCAGCAGAAGCTCAGCCAGGCCAA ACTGGCAGAGGAGTACAAGGAGCAGAGCTGGGCGGCCATGTCTGAActggagaaggagctgcagcagatcgAGGCTCAGTATGGAGAGGAGTTTGGTGATGTCTcagaaagtgaagaagaggaaaatgataTGGACACACAGGAGAAGAACGGCGAAGAGGGAGGAG ATCAGCCTGATGGAGACGAACTGACGATTGATTATTATGATGACCTGTACTGCCCGGCCTGTGACAAATCATTCAAATCAGATAAAGC tATGAAAAATCATGAAAAGTCTAAAAAACACAGGGAGATGGTTGCATTGCTACGAcaacagctggaggaagaggaggtttGCCTGGGTTTGAATCTTGACAAGAAggcgggaggagaagagggaaatgatcaggaagaggtggaggaggaggaggaggaaaagccaAGGCAAAGGTATGTAGCTAATGCTGGATGtcataatagaaaaaaaaaatctttttacatcaaaaatatttttctctccacctaCACAGGctgtccaaaaaacaaaagaggaaaaagaaacagaaggaagTCGTACAC AGTGCtccagaggaagatgaagaggagaagaatgaaaaacCACCAACACAACCAACCACCAGTGAGGAAGACGCCCCAGACAAGTCTGCAGACCCTACAGAGCCTGAGATGCAGGATGACCCCCCTCCCacagaggtcaagag CTCTGGGAAGACGAagggaaagaagggaggaggaaaagacaaaCCAAAGAACGTCAAGTCAAatacaggaggagaagagtttCCTGAGGTTTGTACaggaaaacccttttttttctcagcatttTAAACTACAAGTTACACTatccattcacacacgcacattttaA
- the agxt2 gene encoding alanine--glyoxylate aminotransferase 2, mitochondrial, protein MYKAASRLSGRRAALTGRSCRGPGFHIATGALCHKASFRDLPTDIPEMPPCTFKPEEHKGMSKERMMEIRRENCNPMVMKVTSYKKPVFLHQGHMQWLWDVDGKRYLDFFAGVATVSVGHCHPRVTAAAVQQLKRLWHATNLYVYPPLHEYCEKLASLLPDPLKVIYLTNSGSEANDLAMMMARLYTGNFDIITFRGSYHGGSPQTLGLTSNAQYKYPIGTGSGCANTICPDVFRGPWGGSQCRDSPVQTIRECSCAQGHCMANEQYIGQLKDTLATSVPSQIAAFFGEPIQGVGGAVQYPKNFLKEAYQLVRERGGVCIADEVQTGFGRTGTHFWGFQGHDVIPDMVTMAKGIGNGFPMGAVVTTPEIAASFAKGIHFNTFGGNPVACAVGSSVLDTIKEDGTQQISLEVGTYLMTELAKLRDKYEIVGDVRGKGLQIGVEMVKDKTSRDPLPPAAINEIFEDVKDMGVLIGKGGIHGQTFRIKPPMCITMEDADYFLAVFNKSIHNYMERR, encoded by the exons ATGTACAAAGCGGCGTCCCGCCTCAGTGGCCGCCGTGCGGCTCTGACTGGACGGTCCTGCCGTGGCCCCGGATTCCACATAGCAACTG GTGCATTATGTCACAAAGCGTCCTTCAGGGACCTTCCCACAGACATCCCAGAGATGCCCCCTTGCACTTTCAAACCAGAGGAACACaag GGTATGTCCAAAGAGCGGATGATGGAGATCCGCAGGGAGAACTGCAACCCCATGGTCATGAAGGTAACCTCCTACAAGAAACCCGTGTTTCTCCACCAGGGACACATGCAGTGGCTGTGGGATGTGGATGGGAAACGATATCTGGATTTCTTTGCCGGTGTGGCAACTGTCAGTGTGGGCCACTGCCACCC gagagtAACAGCAGCTGCGGTGCAGCAGTTGAAGAGACTGTGGCACGCGACCAACCTCTACGTGTATCCTCCTCTCCATGAGTACTGTGAGAAACTAGCGTCCCTCCTCCCAGATCCTCTTAAG gTGATATACCTGACCAACAGTGGCTCAGAAGCCAATGACCTGGCTATGATGATGGCTCGACTTTACACAGGCAACTTTGATATAATCACATTCAG GGGATCGTACCACGGTGGCAGCCCACAGACCTTGGGTCTTACTTCCAACGCACAATATAAATATCCCATCGGCACTGGTTCAGGCTGCGCAAAT ACCATCTGTCCTGATGTGTTCCGAGGTCCTTGGGgaggaagccagtgcagggacTCTCCGGTTCAGACCATCAGAGAGTGTAGCTGCGCTCAAG GTCATTGCATGGCAAATGAACAATACATTGGACAGCTCAAAGACACACTTGCTACTAGCGTCCCGAGTCAAATTGCTGCTTTCTTTGGGGAGCCCATTCAG GGAGTCGGGGGAGCTGTGCAGTACCCCAAAAACTTCCTCAAGGAGGCTTATCAActtgtgagagaaagaggaggggtcTGCATTGCAGATGAG GTGCAGACTGGATTCGGACGAACAGGAACCCACTTTTGGGGTTTCCAAGGGCATGATGTCATTCCCGATATGGTAACAATGGCAAAAGGCATCGGTAATGGATTCCCAATGGGGGCTGTTGTTACAACACCAG AAATTGCCGCCTCGTTCGCCAAGGGGATTCACTTCAACACCTTTGGAGGAAATCCTGTGGCTTGTGCAGTTGGTTCATCTGTGCTCGAT ACTATCAAAGAGGACGGCACACAGCAGATCAGCCTTGAAGTGGGCACCTATCTAATGACAGAACTGGCGAAACTCAGAGACAAGTATGAGATCGTCGGTGACGTCCGTGGAAAGGGCCTGCAGATCGGCGTGGAAATGGTCAAAGACAAG ACCAGCAGAGACCCGCTGCCTCCTGCGGCGATAAATGAAATCTTTGAAGACGTCAAGGACATGGGGGTCCTTATAGGGAAAGGAGGAATACATGGACAG acGTTTCGTATTAAACCCCCCATGTGCATCACAATGGAAGATGCTGATTACTTCCTGGCAGTTTTTAACAAGTCCATCCACAACTACATGGAAAGAAGATGA